The following proteins are co-located in the Streptomyces sp. NBC_01198 genome:
- a CDS encoding metallophosphoesterase family protein, producing the protein MRVHVVSDVHGAAEALARAGRGADALVCLGDLVLFLDYADHSRGIFPDLFGVENADRMVELRTARRFEDARRLNAQLWSGVDRRGAIEAAVRKQYTELFAAFPTPTYATYGNVDVPDLWHEYAGPGTTVLDGATAEIGGRVFGFVGGGLHTAMRTPYEVSDEDYAAKVAALGPVDVLCSHIPPAIPELCYDTTARRFERGSQALLDAVRSVQPKYALFGHVHQPLVARTRIGRTECVNVGHFNHTRTPWVMEW; encoded by the coding sequence ATGCGGGTGCATGTGGTGAGCGATGTCCATGGTGCGGCCGAGGCGCTGGCGCGGGCCGGCCGGGGCGCCGACGCGCTGGTCTGCCTGGGCGACCTGGTGCTCTTCCTGGACTACGCCGACCACTCCCGGGGCATCTTCCCCGACCTGTTCGGCGTGGAGAACGCCGACCGGATGGTCGAGCTGCGCACCGCCCGCCGCTTCGAGGACGCCCGCAGGCTCAACGCGCAGCTGTGGTCGGGTGTCGACCGGCGCGGCGCCATCGAGGCGGCGGTGCGCAAGCAGTACACCGAGCTCTTCGCCGCCTTCCCGACGCCGACCTACGCCACCTACGGCAACGTCGACGTGCCGGACCTCTGGCACGAGTACGCGGGCCCCGGCACCACCGTGCTCGACGGCGCCACCGCGGAGATCGGCGGCCGGGTCTTCGGCTTCGTCGGCGGCGGCCTGCACACCGCGATGCGCACCCCCTACGAGGTCAGCGACGAGGACTACGCCGCCAAGGTCGCCGCCCTGGGCCCGGTCGACGTGCTGTGCTCGCACATCCCGCCGGCCATTCCCGAGCTCTGCTACGACACCACCGCCCGGCGCTTCGAGCGCGGCAGCCAGGCGCTGCTCGACGCGGTCCGCAGCGTGCAGCCGAAGTACGCGCTCTTCGGGCACGTCCACCAGCCGCTCGTCGCCCGCACCCGGATCGGCCGCACCGAGTGCGTCAACGTCGGCCACTTCAACCACACCCGCACCCCGTGGGTCATGGAGTGGTGA
- a CDS encoding AMP-dependent synthetase/ligase, with protein MREFSLPALYEVPAGGNLTDLIRRNAAQHPDTAVIGRKDSAGHWQDVTATRFLAEVRAAARGLIAEGVQPGDRVALLSRTRYEWTLLDFAIWSAGAVSVPVYETSSAAQLEWILADSGAVAVLVESDLHERSVESVRVRLPQLKHVWRIDTGAIEALGAAGGDISDAVLDERGAAANADSPATIVYTSGTTGRPKGCVLSHRSFFAECGNVLERLAPLFRTGESSVLLFLPLAHVFGRLIEVASVMAPVRLGHVPDVKQLTEDLRGFRPTLVLGVPRVFEKVYNTARATAEARGKGKLFDRAAATAIDYSRALDTPAGPSVRLRLTHKVFDRLVYAKLRAVLGGRATHAVSGGAPLGERLGHFYRGIGFTVLEGYGLTESCAATAFNPWDRPKIGTVGQPLPGSTIRIADDGEVLLYGEHLFTGYWNNEPATAEAMADGWFHTGDLGALDEDGYLSITGRKKEILVTAGGKNVAPAVIEDRIRADALIAECMVVGDARPFVAALITLDEDFLPQWAAQHGKSGRTAAELSGDPDLLAAVQHAVDEGNAAVSQAESVRRFRVLTSQFTEDSGHLTPSMKLRRSVVLAEFGAEVEALYAR; from the coding sequence TTGCGTGAGTTCAGCCTTCCGGCTCTGTACGAGGTCCCCGCGGGCGGCAATCTGACGGACCTGATCCGCCGCAACGCCGCCCAGCACCCCGACACCGCGGTCATCGGCCGCAAGGATTCCGCCGGCCACTGGCAGGACGTCACCGCCACCCGCTTCCTCGCCGAGGTGCGGGCCGCCGCCCGCGGGCTGATCGCCGAAGGCGTCCAGCCGGGCGACCGCGTCGCACTGCTGTCCAGGACGCGCTACGAGTGGACGCTGCTCGACTTCGCGATCTGGAGCGCCGGCGCGGTCAGCGTCCCGGTCTACGAGACGTCGTCGGCCGCCCAGCTCGAATGGATACTCGCCGACTCCGGCGCGGTCGCCGTCCTGGTGGAATCCGACCTGCACGAAAGGTCGGTGGAGTCGGTACGCGTACGGCTGCCGCAGCTCAAGCACGTCTGGCGGATCGACACCGGCGCGATCGAGGCGCTGGGCGCGGCCGGCGGCGACATCTCCGACGCGGTGCTCGACGAGCGCGGCGCCGCGGCGAACGCCGACTCGCCGGCGACCATCGTCTACACCTCCGGCACCACCGGCCGCCCCAAGGGCTGCGTGCTCAGCCACCGCAGCTTCTTCGCCGAGTGCGGCAACGTCCTGGAACGCCTCGCCCCGCTCTTCCGCACCGGCGAGTCCTCGGTGCTGCTCTTCCTGCCGCTGGCCCACGTCTTCGGGCGGCTGATCGAGGTCGCCAGCGTGATGGCGCCGGTCAGGCTCGGCCACGTACCCGACGTCAAGCAGCTCACCGAGGACCTGCGGGGCTTCAGGCCCACCCTGGTCCTCGGGGTGCCGCGGGTCTTCGAGAAGGTCTACAACACCGCGCGGGCCACCGCCGAGGCCCGCGGCAAGGGCAAGCTCTTCGACCGGGCGGCGGCCACCGCGATCGACTACAGCCGCGCCCTGGACACGCCGGCCGGGCCCTCGGTGCGGCTGCGCCTCACCCACAAGGTCTTCGACCGGCTGGTCTACGCCAAGCTCCGCGCGGTGCTCGGCGGCCGGGCCACCCACGCCGTTTCCGGCGGCGCCCCGCTCGGCGAGCGCCTCGGCCACTTCTACCGCGGTATCGGCTTCACCGTGCTGGAGGGCTACGGCCTGACCGAGTCCTGCGCGGCCACCGCCTTCAACCCCTGGGACCGCCCGAAGATCGGCACGGTCGGCCAGCCGCTGCCCGGCTCCACGATCCGCATCGCCGACGACGGCGAGGTGCTGCTGTACGGCGAGCACCTCTTCACCGGCTACTGGAACAACGAGCCGGCCACCGCCGAGGCGATGGCCGACGGCTGGTTCCACACCGGCGACCTCGGCGCGCTGGACGAGGACGGCTACCTGTCCATCACCGGCCGCAAGAAGGAGATCCTGGTCACCGCCGGCGGCAAGAACGTCGCGCCCGCGGTGATCGAGGACCGGATCAGGGCCGACGCGCTGATCGCCGAGTGCATGGTCGTCGGCGACGCCCGCCCCTTCGTGGCCGCGCTGATCACCCTGGACGAGGACTTCCTGCCCCAGTGGGCGGCCCAGCACGGCAAGTCAGGGCGGACCGCCGCCGAGCTGTCCGGCGACCCCGACCTGCTGGCCGCCGTCCAGCACGCGGTGGACGAGGGCAACGCGGCGGTCTCGCAGGCCGAGTCGGTCCGCAGGTTCCGCGTCCTCACGTCGCAGTTCACCGAGGACTCCGGGCACCTCACGCCGTCGATGAAGCTCCGGCGCAGCGTGGTGCTCGCGGAGTTCGGAGCCGAGGTCGAGGCGCTCTACGCGCGCTGA
- a CDS encoding alpha/beta hydrolase, with translation MPLMPGAEPYRHDGGEIGVLLCHGFTGSPQSLRPWGQYLAERGLTVSVPLLPGHGTRWQDMQLTGWQDWYAEVDRALGELTDRCSRVFVGGLSMGGTLALRLAARHGAQISGLILVNPSVKADSAQLKVVGALSRVVPSVKGIANDIALEGGGELGYDRTPLRAVHSLTRLWRVVRPALPQVTQPLLLLHSRVDHVVHPSNSTVVLGAVSSTDVTEKVLERSFHVATLDHDAERIFAESYAFVERLSAGAGAAGNAVKGGTAGG, from the coding sequence GTGCCGCTCATGCCTGGAGCCGAGCCGTACCGCCATGACGGCGGCGAGATCGGCGTGCTGCTCTGCCACGGATTCACCGGCTCGCCGCAGTCCCTGCGCCCCTGGGGCCAGTATCTGGCGGAGCGCGGGCTGACCGTGTCCGTACCCCTGCTGCCGGGGCACGGCACCCGCTGGCAGGACATGCAGCTGACCGGCTGGCAGGACTGGTACGCCGAGGTGGACCGGGCGCTGGGCGAGCTGACGGACCGCTGCTCGCGAGTCTTCGTTGGCGGCCTGTCGATGGGCGGCACCCTGGCGCTGCGGCTGGCCGCCAGGCACGGCGCCCAGATCAGCGGCCTGATCCTGGTCAATCCGTCGGTGAAGGCCGACAGCGCGCAGCTGAAGGTGGTGGGCGCGCTGAGCCGGGTGGTCCCCTCGGTGAAGGGCATCGCCAACGACATCGCGCTCGAAGGCGGCGGCGAGCTCGGCTACGACCGCACCCCGCTGCGTGCGGTGCACTCGCTGACCCGGCTCTGGCGGGTCGTCAGACCGGCGCTGCCGCAGGTCACGCAGCCCTTGCTGCTGCTGCACAGCCGCGTCGACCACGTGGTGCACCCGTCGAACTCGACGGTGGTGCTGGGCGCGGTGTCCTCCACGGACGTCACGGAGAAGGTGCTGGAGCGCAGCTTCCACGTGGCGACCCTGGACCACGACGCGGAGCGGATCTTCGCGGAGTCCTACGCGTTCGTCGAGCGGCTGTCGGCCGGTGCGGGCGCGGCCGGCAACGCGGTGAAGGGGGGCACAGCCGGTGGCTGA
- a CDS encoding lysophospholipid acyltransferase family protein gives MFYGAMKIAIGSPLKAAFRPWVEGLEHIPHDGPAILASNHLSFSDSFFLPAVLDRKVTFIAKEEYFTSPGVKGKLTAAFFKGVGQLPVDRSGARGAGEAAVKSGVAVLARGELFGIYPEGTRSPDGRLYRGKPGGLARVALASGAPVIPVAMIDTEKVQPVGKVMPKLSVRPGIRIGKPLDFSRYHGMEGDRFILRSVTDEVMYEIMKLSGQEYVDVYATAAKRQLAAAQAAAPQQ, from the coding sequence TTGTTCTACGGCGCGATGAAGATCGCCATCGGCTCGCCCCTCAAGGCGGCCTTTCGACCCTGGGTCGAAGGTCTTGAGCACATCCCGCACGACGGTCCCGCGATCCTCGCGAGCAATCACCTGTCCTTCTCGGACTCCTTCTTCCTGCCCGCGGTCCTCGACCGCAAGGTCACCTTCATCGCCAAGGAGGAGTACTTCACCTCGCCGGGCGTCAAGGGGAAGCTGACCGCCGCGTTCTTCAAGGGCGTCGGGCAGCTCCCGGTCGACCGCTCCGGCGCCCGCGGCGCCGGCGAGGCCGCGGTCAAGAGCGGGGTCGCCGTACTGGCGCGCGGCGAGCTCTTCGGGATCTACCCCGAGGGCACCCGCTCGCCCGACGGCCGCCTCTACCGGGGCAAGCCGGGCGGCCTGGCGCGGGTCGCGCTGGCCAGCGGGGCGCCGGTGATCCCGGTGGCGATGATCGACACGGAGAAGGTGCAGCCGGTGGGGAAGGTCATGCCGAAGCTGTCCGTACGCCCCGGTATCAGGATCGGCAAGCCGCTGGACTTCTCCCGCTACCACGGCATGGAGGGCGACCGCTTCATCCTGCGGTCGGTCACCGACGAGGTCATGTACGAGATCATGAAGCTGTCCGGGCAGGAGTACGTGGACGTCTACGCGACGGCGGCCAAACGGCAACTGGCCGCGGCCCAGGCGGCTGCGCCGCAGCAGTAA
- the macS gene encoding MacS family sensor histidine kinase has protein sequence MRMSVEQPLWRALVAYRVLTAGYAVTLYCYAYHDVRHPLLGGAYVGLLAVWTLATLGRVMSERRCTKGFLTADLALAITGILLTAVVDTRARIDSGAFTLPSIWTAGSVLAFAIKGGWRWAAVASTLVAVADLVERGSPGGDTLHNVLLVWVASIGIGYVVEVARISERTLARALQIEAATRERDRLARDIHDGVLQVLAMVQRRGNQAGGEAAELGRMAGEQEAALRTLISGAPMPAPRAESGAPPGPHDLRVLLAPYASGRVTLSAPGTPVLLDPAAAAELAAAAGAALDNVWQHAGERAHAWILVEDEPDAVLVTVRDDGPGIPDGRLTAAAGEGRLGVAQSIRGRLRDLGGTAELLSLPGQGTEVELRLPRSGPADGAVAGAAADRGGTV, from the coding sequence ATGCGGATGTCGGTGGAGCAACCGCTGTGGCGCGCCCTGGTGGCGTACCGCGTACTGACGGCCGGATACGCGGTCACGCTGTACTGCTACGCCTACCACGACGTGCGTCACCCCCTGCTCGGCGGAGCCTACGTCGGCCTGCTGGCGGTGTGGACGCTGGCCACGCTCGGGCGGGTGATGTCGGAGCGCCGCTGCACCAAGGGCTTCCTCACCGCCGACCTGGCGCTGGCGATCACCGGGATACTGCTGACCGCGGTCGTCGACACCAGGGCCCGGATCGACTCGGGTGCCTTCACGCTGCCGTCCATCTGGACGGCCGGCTCCGTGCTGGCGTTCGCGATCAAGGGCGGCTGGCGGTGGGCCGCCGTCGCCTCCACGCTGGTGGCCGTCGCCGACCTGGTCGAGCGCGGCAGCCCGGGCGGCGACACCCTGCACAACGTGCTGCTGGTCTGGGTCGCCAGCATCGGCATCGGCTACGTGGTCGAGGTCGCCAGGATCAGCGAGCGCACGCTGGCCCGCGCGCTGCAGATCGAGGCCGCCACCCGGGAGCGGGACCGGCTGGCCAGGGACATCCACGACGGTGTGCTCCAGGTGCTCGCGATGGTGCAGCGCCGCGGCAACCAGGCCGGCGGCGAGGCGGCCGAGCTGGGCCGGATGGCCGGTGAGCAGGAGGCCGCGCTGCGCACCCTGATCAGCGGCGCCCCGATGCCGGCGCCGCGCGCCGAGTCCGGCGCCCCGCCGGGGCCGCACGACCTGCGGGTCCTGCTGGCGCCGTACGCCTCGGGCCGGGTGACGCTGTCCGCGCCAGGAACCCCGGTGCTGCTCGACCCGGCGGCGGCCGCCGAACTGGCCGCCGCGGCGGGCGCGGCGCTGGACAACGTGTGGCAGCACGCGGGCGAGCGGGCACACGCCTGGATCCTGGTCGAGGACGAGCCGGACGCGGTGCTGGTGACCGTGCGGGACGACGGCCCCGGTATCCCGGACGGCCGGCTGACGGCGGCGGCCGGCGAGGGCCGGCTGGGGGTGGCCCAGTCGATCCGCGGCCGGCTGCGGGACCTCGGCGGCACCGCAGAACTGCTGTCGCTGCCGGGCCAGGGCACCGAGGTGGAGCTGCGGCTGCCCAGGTCCGGGCCGGCCGACGGAGCGGTGGCCGGCGCCGCCGCCGATCGAGGAGGCACCGTATGA
- a CDS encoding response regulator transcription factor, translated as MTVGDDLAAQKAVSVMVVDDHPMWRDAVARDLTEAGFHVVATAGDGPEAIRRAKAARPQVLVLDLNLPGASGVRVCKDVVAGDPAVRVLVLSASGEHTDVLEAVKSGATGYLLKSAGREELVDAVRRTAVGDPVFTPGLAGLVLGEYRRLATVPPPAATGCAAAPQLTERETEVLRLVAKGLSYKQIAQRLVISHRTVQNHVQNTLGKLQLHNRVELVRYAIEAGLDEVPQSGRTGDM; from the coding sequence ATGACGGTCGGCGACGACCTGGCGGCACAGAAGGCGGTCTCGGTGATGGTGGTGGACGACCACCCGATGTGGCGTGACGCGGTGGCCCGCGACCTGACCGAGGCCGGCTTCCACGTGGTGGCGACCGCGGGCGACGGTCCCGAGGCGATCCGCCGTGCCAAGGCGGCCCGCCCGCAGGTGCTCGTGCTGGACCTCAACCTGCCGGGGGCGTCCGGTGTGCGGGTGTGCAAGGACGTCGTGGCGGGCGATCCCGCGGTACGGGTGCTGGTGCTGTCCGCGAGCGGCGAGCACACCGACGTACTGGAAGCGGTCAAATCCGGGGCGACCGGCTACCTGCTGAAGTCCGCTGGCCGCGAGGAGCTGGTCGACGCGGTCCGCAGGACCGCGGTGGGCGACCCGGTGTTCACCCCCGGGCTGGCCGGGCTGGTGCTCGGCGAGTACCGCAGGCTCGCCACCGTCCCGCCGCCCGCCGCGACCGGGTGCGCGGCGGCACCGCAGCTGACCGAGCGGGAGACCGAGGTGCTGCGGCTGGTCGCGAAGGGGCTGAGCTACAAGCAGATCGCCCAGCGCCTGGTCATCTCGCACCGGACGGTGCAGAACCACGTGCAGAACACCCTCGGCAAACTCCAGCTGCACAATCGCGTGGAGCTTGTCCGATACGCGATCGAGGCCGGTCTCGACGAGGTGCCGCAGTCCGGCAGGACCGGCGACATGTGA
- a CDS encoding 6-phosphofructokinase, producing MRVGVLTGGGDCPGLNAVIRGIVRKGVQEYGYDFTGFRDGWRGPLEGDTVQLDIPAVRGILPRGGTILGSSRTNPLKIEGGVRRVQENLAAQDIDALIAIGGEDTLGVAATLHQEHGVKVVGVPKTIDNDLSATDYTFGFDTAVNIATEAIDRLHTTAESHMRVLVVEVMGRHAGWIALHSGLAGGANVILIPEQRFDLDQVCSWVESRFKIRYAPIVVVAEGAMPRDGDLVLKDGTLDSFGHVRLSGIGEWLANQIEKRTGKEARTTVLGHVQRGGTPSAFDRWLATRFGLHAVEAVRDGDFGKMVALRATDIVRVPIADATARIKTVDPALYAEAGVFFG from the coding sequence ATGCGAGTCGGAGTTCTGACTGGCGGCGGAGACTGCCCCGGCCTCAATGCGGTCATCCGCGGCATCGTACGGAAAGGCGTCCAGGAGTACGGGTACGACTTCACCGGCTTCAGGGACGGTTGGCGCGGTCCCCTGGAAGGGGACACCGTTCAGCTCGACATCCCGGCGGTCCGCGGCATCCTGCCGCGGGGCGGCACCATACTCGGCTCCTCGCGCACCAACCCGCTCAAGATCGAGGGCGGCGTGCGGAGGGTCCAGGAGAACCTGGCGGCGCAGGATATCGACGCGCTCATCGCCATCGGCGGCGAGGACACCCTGGGCGTCGCCGCCACCCTCCACCAGGAACACGGCGTAAAAGTGGTCGGGGTCCCCAAGACCATCGACAACGACCTGTCGGCCACCGACTACACCTTCGGGTTCGACACCGCCGTCAACATCGCCACCGAGGCCATCGACCGGCTGCACACCACGGCCGAGTCGCACATGCGGGTGCTGGTGGTCGAGGTGATGGGCCGGCACGCGGGCTGGATCGCGCTGCACTCGGGCCTGGCCGGCGGCGCCAACGTGATCCTCATACCGGAACAGCGCTTCGACCTCGACCAGGTGTGCTCCTGGGTGGAGAGCCGCTTCAAGATCCGCTACGCGCCCATCGTGGTGGTCGCCGAGGGCGCGATGCCGCGCGACGGCGACCTGGTCCTCAAGGACGGCACGCTCGACTCCTTCGGGCACGTCCGGCTGTCCGGCATCGGCGAATGGCTCGCCAACCAGATCGAGAAGCGCACCGGCAAGGAGGCCAGGACCACCGTGCTCGGCCACGTCCAGCGCGGCGGCACACCCAGCGCCTTCGACCGCTGGCTCGCCACCCGCTTCGGCCTGCACGCCGTCGAGGCGGTCAGGGACGGGGACTTCGGGAAGATGGTGGCGCTGCGGGCCACCGACATCGTCCGGGTCCCGATCGCCGACGCGACCGCCAGGATCAAGACCGTCGACCCCGCCCTTTACGCCGAGGCGGGGGTCTTCTTCGGGTAG
- a CDS encoding uridine kinase family protein has product MAGVASGLCVPVLAVAGGTASGKSTLAEALALHHPDTVGLIHLDDFYVSAQDPLRGVRTLSATGAETLDWNHPGSIDATAVTAAIDAAAGSGRHRLVVVEGLFALTLPAVAARAAWRVYVDTPDDIRLARKILRKIEVQRQDPIVSLRNYLAHGRESHAEYVAPSRDRADLVLDGTAAEPELLDAVRWLVGPALGEPARPAAVPV; this is encoded by the coding sequence ATGGCGGGTGTGGCGAGCGGGCTCTGCGTGCCCGTACTGGCGGTCGCAGGCGGCACCGCATCCGGCAAGTCCACCCTTGCCGAAGCGCTGGCGCTGCACCACCCCGACACTGTCGGCCTGATCCATCTCGACGACTTCTACGTCTCCGCGCAGGATCCGCTGCGCGGGGTCAGGACGCTCAGCGCGACCGGCGCGGAGACCCTGGACTGGAACCATCCGGGGTCCATCGACGCGACCGCGGTGACCGCCGCGATCGACGCCGCCGCCGGGTCCGGGCGGCACCGCCTGGTGGTGGTCGAGGGCCTGTTCGCCCTGACCCTGCCCGCGGTCGCCGCCCGGGCCGCCTGGCGGGTGTACGTCGACACGCCGGACGACATCCGGCTGGCCAGGAAGATCCTCCGCAAGATCGAGGTCCAGCGCCAGGACCCGATCGTCTCGCTGCGCAACTACCTGGCCCACGGCCGCGAGAGCCACGCGGAGTACGTGGCCCCCTCGCGGGACCGGGCCGACCTGGTCCTGGACGGCACCGCGGCCGAACCCGAACTGCTGGACGCGGTGCGGTGGCTGGTCGGACCGGCTCTGGGCGAGCCGGCCCGACCGGCGGCCGTGCCCGTCTAG
- a CDS encoding anthranilate synthase family protein, translating into MSSRPDAVRLVTRLLSPGHPPFALLHRRTPGGPEGVVEVLTGPVSAVDRLADIALPTGPADGGARTDALALIPFRQIRERGFDVRDDGTPLLVLHPEESLELPLADLLDALPDTPVRVEDGAFDIGDDAYAGIVGRVIEDEIGRGEGANFVIRRTFRGHVPDFGPAAALALFARLLRGERGAYWTYVVHTAERTLVGASPEVHVRMWSGRGEGGALPAEGGRAGGTVVMNPISGTYRYPAQGPSTAGLLDFLADPKEAEELTMVVDEELKMMCTVCDLGGVVVGPRLKEMAHLAHTEYELRGRSTLDVRDVLRETMFAATVTGSPVQNACRVIERHEPGGRGYYAGALALIGRDAGGAQTLDSPILIRTADISAGGELRVPVGATLVRHSRPDAEVAETHAKAAGVLTALGVRQAPVRTTAGPRPRLADDIRVRAALDARRAHLAPFWLRMQTEHPPATAHALVVDGEDTFTAMLAHLLRSTGHAVTVRRYDDPRVREAALDHRGPVVLGPGPGDPADTADPKMRFLRGLAGELVRDHPYGLLGVCLGHELLAAELGLDLVRKDEPFQGAQRTIDLFGRKETVGFYNSFTARCDGTAAEELAMHQVELSRDPATGDVHALRGPGFAGVQFHPESVLTLNGSEIAAGLLAEVLAPAP; encoded by the coding sequence GTGTCCTCACGTCCCGACGCCGTACGGCTCGTCACCCGCCTGCTCTCCCCCGGCCACCCGCCCTTCGCCCTGCTGCACCGCAGGACGCCGGGGGGGCCCGAGGGGGTCGTGGAGGTGCTGACGGGCCCCGTCTCGGCCGTCGACCGGCTCGCCGACATCGCCCTGCCCACCGGCCCGGCCGACGGCGGCGCCCGTACCGACGCCCTCGCGCTGATCCCGTTCCGGCAGATCCGCGAGCGCGGCTTCGACGTCCGCGACGACGGCACCCCGCTGCTCGTCCTGCACCCCGAGGAGAGCCTCGAACTGCCGCTCGCCGACCTGCTTGACGCGCTGCCCGACACCCCCGTCCGCGTCGAGGACGGCGCTTTCGACATCGGCGACGACGCCTACGCCGGCATCGTCGGGCGGGTCATCGAGGACGAGATCGGCCGCGGCGAGGGCGCCAACTTCGTCATCCGCCGCACCTTCCGCGGCCACGTACCGGACTTCGGCCCGGCCGCCGCGCTCGCCCTCTTCGCGCGGCTGCTGCGCGGCGAGCGCGGCGCCTACTGGACGTATGTCGTGCACACCGCGGAGCGCACCCTGGTCGGTGCCAGCCCCGAGGTCCATGTGCGGATGTGGAGCGGGCGGGGCGAGGGCGGAGCGCTGCCGGCCGAGGGCGGCCGGGCGGGCGGCACCGTCGTGATGAACCCGATCAGCGGCACCTACCGCTACCCGGCTCAGGGTCCGAGCACCGCCGGGCTGCTCGACTTCCTCGCCGACCCCAAGGAGGCCGAGGAGCTGACCATGGTGGTGGACGAGGAACTGAAGATGATGTGCACCGTCTGCGATCTCGGCGGAGTCGTGGTCGGGCCGCGGCTGAAGGAGATGGCGCACCTGGCGCACACCGAGTACGAGCTGCGCGGGCGCTCCACCCTCGATGTGCGCGACGTGCTGCGCGAGACGATGTTCGCCGCGACGGTGACCGGCTCGCCGGTGCAGAACGCCTGCCGGGTCATCGAGCGCCACGAGCCGGGCGGCCGCGGCTACTACGCCGGTGCGCTCGCGCTCATCGGCCGGGACGCGGGCGGCGCCCAGACGCTGGACTCGCCGATCCTGATCCGCACCGCCGACATCTCCGCGGGCGGCGAGCTGCGCGTCCCCGTCGGCGCGACGCTCGTACGCCACTCCCGGCCGGACGCGGAGGTCGCCGAGACCCACGCCAAGGCCGCGGGCGTGCTCACCGCCCTCGGCGTGCGGCAGGCGCCGGTACGGACCACGGCGGGGCCACGGCCGCGGCTGGCCGACGACATCCGGGTACGGGCCGCGCTGGACGCCCGCAGGGCCCATCTGGCGCCGTTCTGGCTGCGGATGCAGACCGAGCACCCCCCGGCGACCGCGCACGCCCTGGTCGTCGACGGCGAGGACACCTTCACCGCGATGCTGGCCCACCTGCTGCGGTCCACCGGCCACGCGGTGACCGTACGCCGCTACGACGACCCGCGGGTGCGGGAGGCCGCCCTGGACCACCGGGGCCCGGTCGTGCTCGGCCCCGGGCCCGGCGACCCGGCCGACACCGCCGACCCCAAGATGCGCTTCCTGCGCGGGCTGGCCGGCGAACTGGTCCGCGACCACCCGTACGGGCTGCTCGGCGTCTGCCTCGGCCACGAACTGCTGGCCGCCGAACTGGGCCTGGACCTGGTGCGCAAGGACGAGCCCTTCCAGGGCGCGCAGCGGACCATCGACCTGTTCGGCCGCAAGGAGACCGTCGGCTTCTACAACTCCTTCACCGCCCGCTGCGACGGCACCGCGGCGGAGGAGCTGGCGATGCACCAGGTCGAGCTGAGCCGCGACCCGGCCACCGGTGACGTGCACGCGCTGCGCGGCCCGGGCTTCGCCGGGGTGCAGTTCCACCCGGAGTCGGTGCTGACGCTGAACGGCTCGGAGATCGCCGCCGGGCTGCTGGCCGAGGTGCTCGCGCCGGCGCCCTAG